The segment TGAATACTTGCAAAATAAGGGCACAAATCGGATAAAACACATAGACCGCATTTCGGTTTTCTGGCAATACAAACGGCACGCCCGTGCTCAATTAACAGATACGAAAAGGAACCCCATATTTCACGTGGCACCATTTGCATCAGGTCTTTTTCAATCTTAACCGGATCGTTGTTCTGGGTTAATCCCAGTCTTTGGGAAAGCCTCCTGACGTGGGTATCAACGGCTATTCCGTCCCTTATTCCGAAGGCATTGTAAAGTACAATATTGGCTGTCTTGCGGGCAACGCCGGGGAGGTTAACCAGCTCTTCCATTTTTGAAGGAACGTTGCCGTTATATTGTTCAAGGATAATTTTAGCGGACGCAATAATGTTTTTGGCTTTGTTACGATAAAAGCCGGTTGGTTTTATATCCTGTTCAAACTCGAAAATATCGGCCGAAACATAATCTTCAATCGTTTTATATTTTTTAAACAGCGCAGAGGTTACCCTGTTTACGACTGCATCGGTACATTGTGCCGAAAGAATGGTTGCGATTAACAGCTCCAAAGGGGAAGAAAAGTCCAAAGCAATCTCTGCCTGCGGATACTGTTTGTTAAGTCGCAAAATTATTTCATCGACATTATCGGAGTTTATCATTTAGTGTGCGGTTTCGCTTTCAAAAACAAACCCACACACCCTACCGGACACTCGCAAACCTGATAGCGGTTAACCGCGTCTTTCGGGCATGTTAAGGTTTTTTAAACTGATTCTTATTGATTAGGAAAACGGATAAGCTTAGGCTTTACCAATCTTAAACATCTTGGTGTTGCACACGGGGCAAACACCTTGAGTCGCCGGTCTGCCATTCTTCATTGTTATGGCTTTCGGATCTTTCATCTCTCTTTTTTCTCGGCATTTTACGCAATATCCCTGCATATCGGTGCCTCCTTTATTATTAGATTCAATGCTAGGATAACCCTTGCATAGATTGTTGTCAATAGCTTTTGGGTTATTTTGAAGCTAATTTTTTAGATTAATCTCTTTTCAACAGCTTCCCAACGAATATTTTTAAAAAAGGCTTCGATGTAATCCATGCGTTTCAAGCCGTAATCAGTGATAAAGGCATGTTCAAAAACATCCATAACAAGTATCGGGCTGCAACCGGCAAAATGCCCGGTTTCATGCTCGTTTATCCATTGATTAAAAAGCCTGCCGCTGGTGTTGTCTTGGTATAAAATAACCCAGCCGATACCGCGCATCGCACCGGTAGCCTTAAAATCTTTCTCCCAGTTCGCATAACTGCCGTATCCCTCTTCGATTGCTTTTACCGCTTTTGGATAGTCGCTGTATTTATCTTTACCGCCGAGATTATCAAAATAATATTCATGCAAACGCATACCGTTAAATTCAAAACCCATACGCCTTTTTAGTTCGGCATATTCGGGGGTTGCGGCTTTTTCTTCATTTAACATGTTATCCAGTAACTGCATCAGTTTATTGGTGTTATTGACATACCCCTGATAGAGTGTGAAGTGGTTTTTTAAAAGCGTTTCGCTAAAACCTTCCATTCCGATTAAAGCGCTGTAATCGTTTGCCGAGTAATTCATATTGGCCTCCTTAAAGTATAATCTTATCCATTATAATACATTTAGGCTCTTATTTTTAATTAAAAGGGTAAATTTCCGCTTAATTTCTGTTATAATCTTATGGTAAAGCATTATCGGGAGGTTCTAAAATGTATGATACGATTATTATCGGTGCAGGCCCGGCGGGGATAGCGGCAAGTGTTTATGCCGCCAGAAAAAAATTAAACGCCTTATTAATCAGTACCAATATCGGCGGGCAAATCAATACCACCTGGGGCATTGAGAATTATATCGGTTATCATTTTATTGAAGGACCGGAGCTAATCGAAAAGTTTAACACCCAACTTGCTACCTACCCTATCGAGCAGAAAATCGGCGTTAAGGTCGTTGAGATTCAAAAAGCGGAGAGCGGCTTTTCGGTTATTACCGATGAAGAAAAAACCTATCAAACCAAAACTTTAATATACGCCACAGGCAAAAAACCGTACAGGTTAAATGTTCCCGGAGAAGAAAAGTTTACAGGTAAAGGCGTCACCTACTGCGCAACTTGCGACGGACCTATTTTTGCCGAAAAAAGAGTGGCGGTTATCGGCGGAGGAAATTCAGCCATCGGCGCCGCTTTGGATTTATCCAAATATGTCTCCCATATTGATTTGATATCACTTTCACAATTATCCGCAGATAGTGTTTTAATCGATAAATTGGCCAATGTAAAACAGTTAACGCTGCACCTTGAACATAGGGTTAAAAGCATTGAAGGCGAAAAGTTTGTTAATGCTTTAGTGATTGAAGACATTAATACCCGGGAGATTAAAAAGCTGGACGTTGAAGGTATTTTTATCGAAATCGGGCTTATCCCCAATTCGGAACTGCTGGGCGATATCGCCAAGTTAAACGAATGCGGCGAAGTTATTGTTGATTGCGTCGGAGCAACCGAAATTGCCGGGCTGTATGCCGCCGGAGACGTTACCAATACCCCCGAAAAACAAATTGCCGTTGCCGTCGGCGAGGGCGTTAAAACCGTACTGCAAGCACACCGTTATTTACAAAAATTAAAGGATTAGTGTTTGAGTTTGTAATTTTTTAATCGCAACGAGTTGGATACAACCGTAAGCGAACTGAGTGCCATCGCAAACGCCGCCAGTATCGGGTTTAAGAAACCGTATTCCCCAAAGGCAAATTGTAAACCGGCCGGTACCGTACCGTTACCAAAAAAGAGATACAAAACACCCGCCGCCACCGGTATCAGAATTACGTTGTAGCCGAACGCCCAAAACAAATTCTGTTTAATTGTTCTCATCGTTCGTTTGCTTAGCTCAATCGCTCCAACCACCCCGCTTAAGTCACCGTGCATTAGCGTTATGTCACCTGTTTCCATTGCAATATCGGTTCCCGTGCCGATGGCAATCCCGATATCGGCCTGCGCCAATGCCGGGGCGTCATTGATTCCGTCACCAACCATGGCAACCACTTTCCCCTGCTTTTGCAATTTACCGACTTCATCTGCTTTATGTTCGGGAAGAATTTCGTATTTCACGTTTTTAATCCCGACTTGCCGCGCAACGGTTTCGGCCGCACGGCGGTTATCTCCGGTAAGCATTGTTACTTCAATCCCCATCGATTGCAATTTCTTGACCGCTTCAATAACCCCCGGTTTAATTGTATCCGATAATGCAATCACCCCTGCCGGGCTGCCGCCAACGGCAACAAACATGGTTGTTTTACCTTCTTCCCAAAAGATAGCGGCTCTTTTTTCAAGCTCGGCTGAAATAATTCCGTTATCTTCCATGAGTTTAATATTACCGACCAGGATTCGCTTTCCATCAACTTCGGCCTCAATACCGTGCCCGGGGATTGCATTAAATTGCGCAACCGATAAAAGCGCTGTCCCTTTTTGTTTGGCATTCCCGACGATTGCTTTTGCAAGCGGATGTTCTGAGTTAGTCTCCGCCGAGGCCGCCAGTTGCATCAAGTTCTCTTCCGAAAAGCCCTCTAAAGTAATTATATCGGCAACTTTCGGTTGGCCCAATGTTATCGTTCCGGTCTTATCCAGAAGAACACTGTCAGTTTTATGCGCCCTTTCCAATTTTTCCGCATCCCGAATTAAAATACCGTTCTCGGCGCCCTTACCGGTACCGACAATAATAGCAGTCGGGGTTGCCAAGCCCAAAGCACACGGGCAAGCAATTATTAATACCGCCACAAAGTTTAAAATGGCATAAGTCAAAGCCGGAGACGGGCCGACAATAAACCAAATTAAAAATGTAACCGTGGCAATTAAAATCACCGCCGGCACAAAATACATTGCGATAACATCCGCCAGCCTTTGAATCGGCGCTTTAGAGCCTTGCGCCTGCTCAACAAGCCGAACTATTTGAGAAAGGGTGGTATCGGCTCCCACACGTGTAGCTTGAAAACGGAAACTGCCGGTTTGATTAACGGATGCACCGACCACTTCATCCCCGACTTTTTTATCAACGGGAATACTTTCACCGGTAATAATTGATTCGTCTATCGTGGAAAAGCCTTCCGTAATAATACCGTCAACAGGTATATTTTCCCCCGGGCGAACTATAATTATATCGCCGACAAGCACTTCGTCCACCGGAATCTGCAGCTCTTGCCCGTTGCGGATAACGCCGGCGGTTTTCGGTTTTAGGTTAATCAGTTTTTTAATTGCCTCCGATGTTCTGCCTTTGGCTCTTGCTTCTAAAAATCTCCCCAGAAGGATTAAAACAATAATCATCGCCGAGGTATCAAAATAAAGATTCGGTTCAATTACGCCGCTAATAAAGGCGGAAGGTATCAGCACCGCCGCCATACTGTAAAAATAGGCAGCCGATGTGCCAACCGCAACCAAAGTATTCATATCGGCGGATTTATGCTTTAAAGAGGCCCAGGCGCCCTGATAAAACCTTTTTCCGGCCCAAAACTGAACCGGCGTTGCAAGCGCCCACAACAAATACGGTTTACCTGTAAAAGAAGGCAGAAAACTCAGAATCAAAACAGCAACACCCAATATTGCCGCACCGATTAAGGTGTTTCTTAAACTTTTGGTTTCGCGGTTAGAGATACTGCTGATGTCTTCAGGGCTTTCCTGCTCTTCGGGAACTTCAAAACCGATATCCCTGACAGCTTTTTTCAGATTCGCCAAACGGACATTTTCCAAATACGTAACGGTAGCCCGGCCGGTTGCCAAGTTTACATTTGCGGAAATAACGCCCGGAACGGCGCTGATTGCCCTTTCAACACGCGCAACGCAAGAAGCGCACGACATGCCTTTAACCGAAAAGGTTGTTTTTGAGACAGACGACACAAACCCCAATTTTGTAATCACATCGGTAATTTCGGCAATACTGACCTTATCGGGGGCATAATTTAATATCGCTTTCTCCGAAGCAAAGTTCACCGAGGCATTCGATACACCGGGTAAGTTCGATAATGCCTTTTCCAAATTGGCTGCGCAATTAACGCAGGACATCCCGCTAATTTTAATTACAGCCCCGGCCGAATTATTTTTTTGCGATTCCGTATTCATTTTTTTACCTTTAAATTATCCGATATCTTTTTTGATTTGTTCGTATTCCTCTTTGGTTATCTCGCCCTTGGCATATCTTTCTTTAACAATATCAATTGCGCTGTTCGAGCTTACGGATTTTCCGGATCTTATAAGTTTAGCTACCGCCCAAATAACGAGAACGATAATACCAATCCAGAAAACTACAATCATCGCCCAATATACAAATATTGTTGAAAATATAACTCCGTTACCAACCATTTCTCCCCTCCCAAAACAAGACCTTATAACAATTATAAAACCCAAAGGAAGAGTTCGCAAACAAAATATAAATTTGGCGCATTTTTAAAGCAAAATACGCACTTAGCATTGTTTCGAATCAGAACATGGTGTAAAATCATCGGCGTGGAGGCTTAATTGCGTAAAAAAAGGCATTTACATACCGCACCGCCAATAGACGGCGAATGCTACATCCGGCATATGACCTTGGATGAAGCTATGCCAAA is part of the Dehalococcoidales bacterium genome and harbors:
- the nth gene encoding endonuclease III, whose protein sequence is MINSDNVDEIILRLNKQYPQAEIALDFSSPLELLIATILSAQCTDAVVNRVTSALFKKYKTIEDYVSADIFEFEQDIKPTGFYRNKAKNIIASAKIILEQYNGNVPSKMEELVNLPGVARKTANIVLYNAFGIRDGIAVDTHVRRLSQRLGLTQNNDPVKIEKDLMQMVPREIWGSFSYLLIEHGRAVCIARKPKCGLCVLSDLCPYFASIQ
- a CDS encoding DUF5679 domain-containing protein, which translates into the protein MQGYCVKCREKREMKDPKAITMKNGRPATQGVCPVCNTKMFKIGKA
- a CDS encoding Fe-Mn family superoxide dismutase; amino-acid sequence: MNYSANDYSALIGMEGFSETLLKNHFTLYQGYVNNTNKLMQLLDNMLNEEKAATPEYAELKRRMGFEFNGMRLHEYYFDNLGGKDKYSDYPKAVKAIEEGYGSYANWEKDFKATGAMRGIGWVILYQDNTSGRLFNQWINEHETGHFAGCSPILVMDVFEHAFITDYGLKRMDYIEAFFKNIRWEAVEKRLI
- a CDS encoding FAD-dependent oxidoreductase, with product MYDTIIIGAGPAGIAASVYAARKKLNALLISTNIGGQINTTWGIENYIGYHFIEGPELIEKFNTQLATYPIEQKIGVKVVEIQKAESGFSVITDEEKTYQTKTLIYATGKKPYRLNVPGEEKFTGKGVTYCATCDGPIFAEKRVAVIGGGNSAIGAALDLSKYVSHIDLISLSQLSADSVLIDKLANVKQLTLHLEHRVKSIEGEKFVNALVIEDINTREIKKLDVEGIFIEIGLIPNSELLGDIAKLNECGEVIVDCVGATEIAGLYAAGDVTNTPEKQIAVAVGEGVKTVLQAHRYLQKLKD
- a CDS encoding heavy metal translocating P-type ATPase — encoded protein: MNTESQKNNSAGAVIKISGMSCVNCAANLEKALSNLPGVSNASVNFASEKAILNYAPDKVSIAEITDVITKLGFVSSVSKTTFSVKGMSCASCVARVERAISAVPGVISANVNLATGRATVTYLENVRLANLKKAVRDIGFEVPEEQESPEDISSISNRETKSLRNTLIGAAILGVAVLILSFLPSFTGKPYLLWALATPVQFWAGKRFYQGAWASLKHKSADMNTLVAVGTSAAYFYSMAAVLIPSAFISGVIEPNLYFDTSAMIIVLILLGRFLEARAKGRTSEAIKKLINLKPKTAGVIRNGQELQIPVDEVLVGDIIIVRPGENIPVDGIITEGFSTIDESIITGESIPVDKKVGDEVVGASVNQTGSFRFQATRVGADTTLSQIVRLVEQAQGSKAPIQRLADVIAMYFVPAVILIATVTFLIWFIVGPSPALTYAILNFVAVLIIACPCALGLATPTAIIVGTGKGAENGILIRDAEKLERAHKTDSVLLDKTGTITLGQPKVADIITLEGFSEENLMQLAASAETNSEHPLAKAIVGNAKQKGTALLSVAQFNAIPGHGIEAEVDGKRILVGNIKLMEDNGIISAELEKRAAIFWEEGKTTMFVAVGGSPAGVIALSDTIKPGVIEAVKKLQSMGIEVTMLTGDNRRAAETVARQVGIKNVKYEILPEHKADEVGKLQKQGKVVAMVGDGINDAPALAQADIGIAIGTGTDIAMETGDITLMHGDLSGVVGAIELSKRTMRTIKQNLFWAFGYNVILIPVAAGVLYLFFGNGTVPAGLQFAFGEYGFLNPILAAFAMALSSLTVVSNSLRLKNYKLKH
- a CDS encoding SHOCT domain-containing protein produces the protein MVGNGVIFSTIFVYWAMIVVFWIGIIVLVIWAVAKLIRSGKSVSSNSAIDIVKERYAKGEITKEEYEQIKKDIG